A part of Pseudoalteromonas arctica A 37-1-2 genomic DNA contains:
- the wecB gene encoding non-hydrolyzing UDP-N-acetylglucosamine 2-epimerase → MAIKILSIFGTRPEAIKMAPLVKALNLADGIEAKVCVTAQHREMLDQVLDLFEIVPEYDLNIMKPGQSLYDVTTNILLGLKPILEEFKPDLILVHGDTSTTLSASLAAFYQQIPVGHVEAGLRTGNLGSPWPEEGNRKLTGAITKLHFAPTDTSQQNLLNEGVNSNDIVVTGNTVIDALLQVVDKVKTDEVLISTLKAKFPELDESKKLILVTGHRRESFGGGFERICEALAEIALAHPEAQVLYPMHLNPNVREPVNRILKDVKNVQLIEPQDYLPFVYLMSKAHIIVTDSGGVQEEAPSLGKPVLVMRDTTERPEAVAAGTVKLVGTDKNRIIAEVKNLLTNQADYQTMSRAHNPYGDGKACERIISKIKQHFNVQ, encoded by the coding sequence ATGGCTATTAAAATATTAAGTATTTTTGGTACGCGCCCTGAAGCAATTAAAATGGCGCCATTAGTAAAAGCATTAAACTTAGCTGATGGTATTGAAGCCAAAGTATGTGTTACAGCGCAGCATAGAGAAATGCTAGATCAAGTTTTAGACCTGTTCGAAATTGTACCAGAGTACGACTTAAACATAATGAAACCAGGCCAAAGTTTATACGATGTAACCACCAATATTCTTTTGGGCTTGAAACCTATTTTGGAAGAGTTTAAGCCAGACCTAATACTTGTTCATGGCGATACAAGTACAACACTTTCAGCAAGCTTGGCTGCTTTTTATCAGCAAATTCCGGTTGGGCATGTAGAAGCTGGCTTACGCACAGGTAATTTAGGGTCTCCTTGGCCAGAAGAAGGTAATCGTAAATTAACAGGTGCAATTACAAAACTTCACTTTGCACCAACCGATACTTCACAGCAAAACTTACTTAACGAAGGTGTTAATTCTAACGACATAGTTGTAACGGGTAACACCGTAATAGATGCACTATTACAAGTTGTTGATAAAGTAAAAACAGATGAAGTATTAATAAGTACACTAAAAGCAAAGTTTCCAGAATTAGACGAAAGTAAAAAGTTAATTTTAGTAACAGGCCACAGACGAGAAAGTTTTGGTGGTGGTTTTGAACGTATTTGCGAAGCACTAGCAGAAATAGCACTTGCACATCCAGAGGCGCAAGTACTTTACCCTATGCATTTAAACCCAAATGTACGTGAGCCTGTAAATCGTATTTTAAAAGACGTTAAAAACGTACAGCTTATAGAACCTCAAGACTACTTGCCATTTGTATACCTGATGAGTAAAGCCCACATAATAGTAACCGATTCAGGCGGCGTACAAGAAGAAGCACCAAGCTTAGGTAAACCTGTTTTAGTAATGCGCGATACAACTGAACGTCCAGAAGCAGTTGCTGCAGGTACAGTTAAATTAGTAGGCACCGATAAAAATCGAATTATAGCTGAAGTTAAAAACCTACTAACAAATCAAGCTGATTACCAAACAATGAGCCGAGCACATAATCCATATGGTGATGGGAAAGCGTGTGAGCGTATTATTTCAAAAATTAAACAACACTTTAACGTGCAATAA
- a CDS encoding bacterial transferase hexapeptide domain protein encodes MTPFELINCYISQFVNIGSNHGKAASIGNNVYIGPMVCIVEDVVIASNVTIGAGAVVVKDIPKNATAVGNQAKVINYNSPAKYINNRFENEVELGDISR; translated from the coding sequence ATGACTCCATTTGAGCTAATTAACTGCTATATCAGTCAATTTGTAAATATAGGCAGCAATCACGGCAAAGCTGCCTCTATTGGTAATAATGTATACATAGGGCCTATGGTATGTATTGTGGAAGACGTTGTTATTGCAAGTAATGTTACCATAGGGGCAGGTGCTGTAGTGGTTAAAGATATACCTAAAAATGCAACTGCAGTAGGGAACCAAGCCAAAGTAATAAACTATAATTCACCAGCAAAATATATAAACAATAGGTTTGAAAATGAAGTCGAGTTGGGGGATATAAGCAGATGA
- a CDS encoding transglutaminase-like cysteine peptidase — translation MRLGFCILLLVSFFVCAQDMLLHLRNSDIIAHAQKQYGDEGHKRIKNWLSFIDESADKSEWQKIHLVNDFFNKHIKYKTDDELWHQKDYWATPLESLGVGMGDCEDYVIAKYFTLIALGVPEDKIRLMYVRQKTVNQPHMVLIYIETPNQIPFVLGNFNTKLLPANKRPDLTPIYSFNGQGLWLAKSKGLGNKVKNSRGVSAWNTMLERIEQGELAPAKSDKGTPSYVSTF, via the coding sequence GTGCGTTTAGGGTTTTGCATTTTATTATTAGTGTCTTTTTTTGTATGCGCACAAGATATGCTTTTGCATTTACGCAATAGCGATATAATTGCGCACGCTCAAAAACAGTATGGTGATGAAGGCCATAAACGCATTAAAAACTGGTTAAGTTTTATTGATGAATCGGCTGATAAAAGTGAATGGCAAAAAATACATTTAGTGAATGACTTTTTTAATAAGCACATTAAATACAAAACAGATGATGAACTTTGGCACCAAAAAGATTATTGGGCCACTCCGCTTGAAAGTTTAGGCGTGGGCATGGGTGACTGCGAAGACTACGTAATTGCTAAATACTTTACGTTAATCGCGCTAGGTGTTCCTGAAGATAAAATTCGTTTAATGTATGTACGCCAAAAAACAGTTAATCAACCTCACATGGTGCTTATATATATTGAGACACCTAATCAAATCCCCTTTGTTTTAGGCAATTTTAATACTAAACTACTACCCGCTAATAAACGCCCTGATTTAACACCTATCTATAGTTTTAATGGCCAAGGTTTATGGTTAGCCAAATCAAAAGGGTTAGGCAATAAAGTAAAAAATAGCCGTGGTGTTTCTGCCTGGAACACCATGCTAGAGCGAATTGAACAAGGTGAGCTTGCGCCCGCCAAAAGTGATAAAGGAACACCGAGTTATGTCTCGACTTTTTAA
- a CDS encoding flippase, protein MSKKNNIGKIFWYGLENLTTIAFGLLSVVLVARLFGPESLGKLSYIQAISALTVFITVLGLDHIIVKDLARQPSNTKYISTIFITQLLAWVTQCAIIYTIIWHMGDGHVETDVFVIFCWISISVYFSRATVIKLYFQSVNLPKKIGMSALSSRLIALMYLFYALYLKLPYEYVIAFIPLQAAFQFLFLFYEYKKIQKIELYFDFNILKKVLKEAKPLLIAGAIYPLFIQADIVLITSMMTEGDAGIYSAAGKVIMQFTFVGTIITMAFYLPLVKKVDENSEDLDYFFSGLIKILFVLGLFSAIFVGIFADDIVKLLFGDEFTDAAPILKILIWKVVVIYLAAVFSRMLILMNLAKFELIKSIVAASFSLSMNYLLIPIYGLYSAAIVSVLSFFIADLFFYVLFKKTRYIFITAMRAILNVFINPIQTYKNINYVISIK, encoded by the coding sequence ATGTCTAAAAAAAATAACATCGGAAAAATATTTTGGTATGGATTGGAAAACCTTACTACCATAGCTTTTGGACTATTAAGTGTTGTACTAGTTGCACGCTTATTTGGTCCTGAAAGTTTGGGTAAGTTAAGTTATATTCAAGCTATATCTGCTTTAACAGTATTTATAACTGTACTTGGTTTAGACCATATTATTGTAAAAGATTTAGCCCGCCAACCATCTAATACTAAATATATATCAACAATATTTATAACTCAGTTATTAGCTTGGGTTACTCAATGTGCAATTATTTATACCATTATATGGCACATGGGTGATGGGCATGTAGAAACCGACGTGTTTGTTATTTTTTGTTGGATTTCAATTTCGGTGTATTTCTCCAGAGCTACTGTTATAAAACTTTACTTTCAATCAGTTAACTTACCAAAAAAAATTGGAATGTCAGCATTAAGCTCAAGATTAATAGCTCTAATGTATCTTTTTTATGCTTTATATTTAAAGTTACCCTATGAATATGTAATTGCCTTTATTCCATTGCAAGCAGCATTTCAATTTTTATTCTTGTTTTATGAGTATAAAAAAATACAAAAAATAGAGTTGTATTTTGATTTTAATATTTTAAAAAAAGTACTAAAAGAAGCAAAACCCTTGTTAATTGCAGGTGCAATCTATCCTCTTTTTATACAGGCAGATATTGTATTAATAACAAGTATGATGACTGAGGGTGATGCTGGTATTTACAGTGCTGCGGGAAAAGTAATTATGCAATTTACTTTTGTAGGTACAATCATTACGATGGCGTTTTATTTGCCTTTAGTAAAAAAAGTTGATGAAAACAGTGAAGATCTTGATTATTTTTTTTCAGGTCTTATAAAAATATTATTTGTTTTAGGACTTTTTAGTGCAATATTTGTAGGCATATTTGCTGACGATATTGTTAAATTGTTGTTTGGTGATGAATTTACTGATGCTGCACCTATTTTAAAAATTCTTATTTGGAAAGTGGTAGTAATATATTTAGCTGCAGTATTCTCACGAATGTTAATTTTAATGAACTTAGCCAAATTTGAATTAATTAAATCTATAGTCGCTGCAAGTTTTAGTTTAAGTATGAATTACTTGTTAATACCAATATATGGATTGTATAGCGCTGCAATAGTTTCAGTTTTATCCTTTTTTATTGCAGATTTATTTTTTTATGTACTATTTAAAAAAACACGATATATATTCATTACAGCGATGCGAGCTATTTTAAATGTTTTCATTAATCCAATTCAAACTTATAAAAACATTAACTATGTAATTTCAATAAAATAA
- a CDS encoding bifunctional diguanylate cyclase/phosphodiesterase, which produces MSRLFKNGLSLKTQVYGLIILISVLSFFVRVITDVDTTRQYLQTQMGSHAQDTATSLGLSISPYLEEDSLMIAQTMATAIFDSGYYKQIKFTNADSNVVFNLTSPKRVESVPNWFITAVKLNAPTMQSELNNGWIMAGVLEVTSHVGQSYLTLWEHTKRSFYGSLLLLVASLAVAYLILRAVFKPLKAVENQAHLVTRKRFTLNDEIPVARELRTVTKAINNMVMNLQSTFDSLTKQTQALTDEVYVDSLTGLGNRRSFENHFNSVVDTITSDTPITAMMITLPSLANINQTVSYQDGDEHVHDVSVTLQNVIGALTNSKIFRLNGSTFIALAPFDMQFLNRTRLDINDAFSKQKNSLHVNGFANLALVSVDKGSSIGSVLSALDTGCTIGDSAVNKVDKDTLFSVKEWRSLIQSIIATGEVSFSVQPVKRTKSENKQCYFEVFAHFTHEGEKVNNGHLFAMAEKLNLTEELDKKIIRNFVNVKEQHPDDTFALNISKASLYSTDFIEWLTLYAHTKPIIKTNLVFELHEISLLYNVHVASLHIDTIKDIGISVCVEHFGTSLTSFRYLQGLDIEYIKIDGSYIQDLLDNTQSQFFIQTVNNICHGFGIKVLACLIEKPETLKVLEGLGCDGVQGNLIMPPSKILKTNNNGVNKEFTFCTDTLKFCN; this is translated from the coding sequence ATGTCTCGACTTTTTAAAAATGGATTGAGTTTAAAAACCCAAGTATATGGCCTTATTATATTGATTTCGGTACTTTCATTTTTTGTACGCGTAATTACTGATGTTGATACCACTCGCCAATACTTACAAACGCAAATGGGTAGCCACGCGCAAGATACAGCAACAAGCTTAGGGCTTTCTATATCGCCCTACCTTGAAGAAGATAGCTTAATGATTGCCCAAACCATGGCAACCGCTATTTTCGACTCAGGTTATTACAAACAAATAAAATTTACTAACGCCGATAGTAACGTGGTATTTAACCTAACAAGCCCAAAACGCGTTGAGTCTGTACCTAATTGGTTTATTACAGCAGTAAAGCTCAACGCCCCTACTATGCAATCAGAATTAAACAATGGCTGGATCATGGCGGGAGTGCTTGAAGTAACAAGCCATGTTGGGCAATCGTATTTAACGCTATGGGAACATACTAAACGCAGCTTTTATGGTTCTTTATTATTATTAGTAGCGTCGCTTGCTGTAGCATATTTGATATTACGTGCTGTGTTTAAACCTTTAAAAGCAGTAGAGAACCAAGCTCACCTGGTAACGCGTAAACGCTTTACATTAAACGACGAAATACCTGTTGCGCGCGAGCTGCGTACTGTAACTAAAGCCATAAATAATATGGTAATGAACCTACAAAGCACCTTTGACTCTTTAACAAAGCAAACACAAGCACTTACCGATGAAGTATATGTAGACTCACTCACAGGGCTGGGTAACCGCCGTTCGTTTGAGAACCACTTTAATTCAGTGGTTGACACCATTACTAGCGACACTCCAATCACTGCAATGATGATTACTCTCCCCTCACTTGCTAATATTAACCAAACTGTAAGTTACCAAGATGGTGACGAGCACGTACATGATGTAAGCGTTACTTTGCAAAATGTAATTGGTGCTTTAACTAATTCTAAAATATTTAGACTTAACGGTAGTACTTTTATTGCTTTAGCACCATTCGATATGCAATTTTTAAATAGAACACGCCTCGATATAAATGATGCTTTTAGTAAACAAAAAAACAGCTTACACGTAAATGGTTTTGCTAACTTAGCGTTAGTAAGTGTTGATAAAGGCTCATCTATTGGCAGTGTACTTTCAGCGCTTGATACTGGCTGTACTATTGGCGATTCGGCTGTAAATAAAGTAGATAAAGATACTTTGTTTAGTGTTAAAGAGTGGCGTTCGCTTATTCAATCAATTATTGCTACTGGTGAAGTTAGTTTTTCGGTGCAGCCAGTTAAACGCACTAAATCAGAAAACAAGCAGTGCTACTTTGAAGTGTTTGCTCATTTTACGCATGAAGGCGAAAAGGTTAATAATGGCCATTTATTTGCTATGGCCGAAAAGCTTAACTTAACCGAAGAGTTAGACAAAAAAATAATTCGTAACTTTGTAAATGTTAAAGAGCAACACCCAGACGATACATTTGCGTTAAATATTAGTAAAGCTTCGTTGTATTCAACTGACTTTATTGAATGGCTTACTCTTTATGCTCACACTAAACCAATTATTAAAACAAACTTGGTTTTTGAATTGCATGAAATTAGCTTACTTTATAACGTACATGTTGCCTCTTTACATATAGATACAATAAAAGATATTGGCATAAGTGTGTGTGTTGAACACTTTGGCACTAGTTTAACCTCGTTTAGATACTTGCAAGGGTTAGATATAGAATATATAAAAATAGATGGTAGCTATATTCAAGATTTGTTAGATAACACCCAAAGCCAATTTTTTATTCAAACAGTTAATAATATTTGTCATGGCTTTGGTATTAAAGTTTTAGCTTGTTTAATTGAAAAACCTGAAACTTTAAAGGTACTTGAAGGTTTAGGTTGCGATGGCGTACAGGGCAATTTAATAATGCCCCCCTCTAAAATACTAAAAACTAATAATAATGGCGTAAATAAAGAGTTTACTTTTTGCACCGATACGCTAAAATTTTGTAATTAG
- a CDS encoding VpsD family glycosyltransferase yields the protein MDKKHIVLIMPLSTYEWGTENCGGVDSVCQMFAEYLVNHSDTNFRFTIIGLDPQSKTSYTGDVISLADDVDFIWLPASSKQTGLKIPGILWQNWHIRKLLKLLKPDLVHTHFWSSLIGSGFTGKAVVTVHSYKKIARRDVGLVNNFLYERVIPLILKTRSDFVVVVGQQLEQALFEDNFKSKVIHNPIDQKYFEADYIKRERKEIKLVTCALLTPRKRVEDSIVLFNKLVKSGLGSSLIIIGPAADRLYSEQLKKQVTSLSLEGKVSFLGKLNKTQIVEQYLNSDLGVFTSSEETFGLAPLEMLAVGLPLVATEVGILEDEKAFFEKMGVLYFSDSLSPDRINNLVLKHNVDYSKRTLETKFNIKSIFSQYSNLYVRILDEVQ from the coding sequence GTGGATAAAAAACATATTGTATTGATAATGCCTCTCTCAACTTATGAGTGGGGTACAGAAAACTGTGGTGGGGTAGACAGTGTTTGCCAAATGTTTGCCGAATATTTAGTTAATCATTCAGATACGAATTTTAGGTTTACTATTATTGGGCTCGATCCTCAAAGTAAAACATCCTACACAGGTGATGTTATAAGCTTAGCCGATGATGTGGATTTTATTTGGTTGCCAGCATCTAGTAAGCAAACTGGTTTAAAAATTCCAGGTATTCTTTGGCAAAATTGGCATATTCGTAAGTTATTAAAATTACTCAAGCCAGATTTAGTTCATACACATTTTTGGAGTTCATTAATTGGAAGCGGCTTTACAGGTAAAGCAGTAGTTACAGTTCATAGTTATAAAAAAATAGCCCGTAGGGATGTTGGCTTAGTGAATAATTTTTTATATGAAAGGGTTATTCCGCTAATTTTAAAAACACGGAGTGACTTTGTAGTTGTCGTAGGTCAGCAGTTAGAGCAAGCACTATTTGAGGATAACTTCAAATCGAAAGTAATTCATAATCCAATTGATCAAAAATATTTTGAAGCTGACTATATAAAACGTGAACGAAAAGAAATAAAGCTTGTGACCTGTGCATTATTAACACCAAGAAAGAGGGTCGAAGATTCTATCGTTTTGTTTAATAAACTAGTCAAAAGTGGTCTTGGGTCTTCTCTAATTATTATCGGGCCAGCCGCCGATAGACTATACAGTGAGCAACTTAAAAAGCAGGTGACTTCTTTGAGCTTAGAAGGAAAAGTGAGCTTTTTAGGTAAGCTAAACAAAACCCAAATTGTTGAGCAATACCTTAATTCTGATTTAGGTGTTTTTACTTCTAGCGAAGAGACTTTTGGCTTAGCTCCTTTAGAGATGTTAGCTGTTGGTCTGCCTCTAGTTGCCACTGAGGTTGGCATACTTGAAGATGAGAAAGCATTCTTTGAAAAAATGGGGGTTTTATATTTTTCAGACTCGCTGAGCCCCGACAGAATTAATAATCTTGTTTTAAAACATAACGTAGACTACTCGAAACGCACTCTTGAAACTAAATTCAACATTAAATCGATTTTTAGCCAATATAGTAATTTATATGTAAGAATTTTAGATGAAGTACAATAA
- the wecC gene encoding UDP-N-acetyl-D-mannosamine dehydrogenase: MTIKTVSVVGLGYIGLPTAAVIASRGINVIGLDVNQKAVDTINAGEIHIVEPDLDIIVRGVVSTGNLRATTVPEKADVFMVAVPTPFIHSESGDHKADLSYIESAAKTIAPVLEKGNLVILESTSPVGATEQLAQWLSEARPDLSFPQDKGDAADINVAHCPERVLPGYVLQELVSNDRVIGGMSKTCSEKAVKLYETFVRGECIVTNARTAEMAKLTENSFRDVNIAFANELSVICDKLKINVWELVKLANRHPRVNILNPGPGVGGHCIAVDPWFIVASCPDEAKIIKQARLTNDAKPHYVINKIAKAADEFKRPVIACLGLAFKADIDDLRESPALQIVQELAIQNVGKILAVEPNIQELPEKLSSKGVELTTLETALEQANIIVVLVDHKQFKAADKTEFASKVVIDTRGIM, translated from the coding sequence ATGACAATTAAAACAGTATCAGTAGTAGGTTTAGGCTACATAGGACTACCAACAGCAGCTGTAATAGCCTCAAGAGGGATCAACGTTATTGGTTTAGATGTAAATCAAAAAGCGGTTGATACAATTAACGCTGGTGAAATACATATTGTAGAGCCTGATTTAGATATTATTGTACGCGGTGTTGTTTCTACAGGTAACTTACGAGCAACAACGGTTCCAGAAAAAGCGGATGTATTTATGGTTGCAGTACCAACACCATTTATCCATAGCGAAAGCGGTGATCATAAAGCAGATTTAAGCTACATAGAATCTGCAGCTAAAACTATTGCCCCAGTACTCGAAAAAGGCAATTTAGTCATTTTAGAATCAACCTCACCAGTAGGTGCAACAGAGCAACTAGCACAATGGTTAAGCGAAGCACGCCCTGATTTATCTTTCCCGCAAGATAAAGGCGATGCTGCCGACATTAACGTCGCACATTGCCCTGAACGCGTATTACCAGGTTATGTACTACAAGAGCTGGTATCTAACGACCGTGTTATCGGTGGTATGAGTAAAACGTGTAGCGAAAAAGCAGTAAAATTATATGAAACATTTGTGCGTGGTGAATGCATCGTAACAAACGCACGTACAGCTGAAATGGCAAAGCTAACAGAAAACTCATTTCGTGATGTAAACATAGCATTTGCTAATGAACTATCGGTAATTTGCGACAAGCTTAAAATTAACGTGTGGGAATTAGTTAAATTAGCTAATCGCCACCCTCGCGTAAATATACTTAACCCAGGCCCTGGTGTAGGTGGACACTGTATTGCTGTTGACCCGTGGTTTATTGTTGCTAGCTGCCCAGACGAAGCAAAAATAATTAAACAAGCGCGCTTAACAAATGATGCAAAACCGCATTATGTAATAAATAAAATAGCAAAAGCCGCTGACGAATTTAAACGCCCAGTAATAGCGTGCCTAGGTTTAGCATTTAAAGCAGACATTGACGACTTGCGTGAAAGCCCTGCACTACAAATAGTACAAGAGCTAGCCATACAAAACGTAGGTAAAATTTTAGCAGTAGAACCTAATATACAAGAATTACCTGAAAAGCTTTCATCAAAAGGTGTGGAGCTTACAACATTAGAAACAGCATTAGAGCAAGCTAATATTATAGTAGTGCTGGTAGATCACAAACAATTTAAAGCAGCAGATAAGACAGAATTTGCCTCAAAAGTTGTGATAGACACGCGTGGGATAATGTAA
- a CDS encoding O-antigen ligase family protein: MNRFIFFLLCAILFLLPLPLGSYRPWAILAMGILISATFFIHLVYSSINNEHPLYPPLYSWPLFTVLGIVAGVCAVQIFTVGVDPFQTKQMLIKTSFMILFCWLLFIYCNTEKRIKNLIYAIISAGVFQALYATYLNLSPDIISPLFGYKHTDRAIGTFTYSNFLANFLALCLCLGIGALVSELKRSTSDYKQTLKQTLRAWTEIFLSSKIILRISLIIIIVALILTRSRMGNSAFFIALMAVSLLAFFIYRQKPKAFKLLIVSFFIIDLIIIGAIFDVEKVKQRISETSISSETRDEVVRDSIPLILDKPLLGSGGGTFYTAFPAYQSEPYSGYYDNAHNDYVQFAVELGIPTTAALGSLILYCLWLCVATMRKRKTALFQGVAFGCAIAIIDMLLHSLVDYSLQAGANSMLFMTILCLAILSSKLPASKRSRKEHG; this comes from the coding sequence GTGAATCGTTTTATATTTTTTTTACTATGCGCTATTTTATTTTTGCTGCCCTTACCATTAGGTAGTTACCGCCCTTGGGCAATTTTAGCAATGGGGATATTAATTAGTGCTACCTTTTTCATCCATTTAGTTTACAGCAGTATTAATAACGAGCACCCTTTATACCCTCCTTTATATTCTTGGCCCTTATTTACTGTACTCGGTATAGTTGCGGGCGTATGCGCAGTACAAATATTTACCGTAGGTGTTGACCCATTTCAAACTAAACAAATGCTTATTAAAACAAGTTTTATGATTTTATTTTGTTGGCTACTATTTATTTATTGTAATACTGAAAAGCGTATTAAAAATTTAATATATGCAATTATAAGTGCCGGCGTTTTTCAGGCTTTATATGCCACTTATTTAAATTTATCGCCAGATATAATTAGCCCGTTATTTGGCTATAAACATACCGACCGTGCTATTGGTACGTTTACTTACTCTAACTTTTTGGCTAACTTTTTAGCTTTATGTTTGTGTTTAGGTATTGGTGCTTTAGTTAGCGAATTAAAGCGCTCTACTAGCGATTATAAACAAACATTAAAACAAACACTTCGGGCGTGGACTGAAATATTTTTGAGCTCAAAAATAATTTTACGTATTTCGTTAATTATTATTATTGTTGCGTTAATTTTAACGCGTAGCCGTATGGGTAACTCTGCATTTTTTATTGCATTAATGGCTGTTAGCTTACTCGCGTTTTTTATTTACAGGCAAAAACCTAAAGCGTTTAAACTACTTATAGTTAGTTTTTTTATAATCGATTTAATTATTATTGGCGCTATATTTGATGTAGAAAAAGTTAAACAGCGTATAAGCGAAACCAGTATTTCATCAGAAACCCGCGACGAAGTTGTACGTGATTCAATACCGCTCATTTTAGATAAACCTTTGTTGGGCTCTGGTGGTGGTACATTTTATACTGCGTTTCCGGCGTATCAGTCTGAGCCTTATTCAGGTTACTACGATAACGCCCATAACGATTACGTACAGTTTGCAGTAGAGCTGGGTATACCCACTACAGCTGCACTGGGCTCACTTATACTCTACTGTTTATGGTTATGTGTTGCGACTATGCGAAAGCGTAAAACAGCGTTGTTTCAGGGCGTTGCTTTTGGCTGTGCCATTGCAATTATAGATATGCTGCTGCATTCGTTGGTAGATTACTCTTTACAAGCTGGAGCAAACTCAATGTTGTTTATGACTATTTTATGCTTGGCAATATTAAGTAGTAAATTACCCGCGTCTAAACGAAGCAGAAAAGAGCATGGTTAA
- the galU gene encoding UTP--glucose-1-phosphate uridylyltransferase GalU encodes MKVLKAILPVAGLGTRMLPAAKAIPKEMLPLVDKPLIQYVINEAVAAGIKEIVLVIHASKNAIENHFDTSFELEATLDARVKRSLLEEVRSIVPTDVTVVSVRQSAPLGLGHAVLAARPIVGNSPFAIMLPDVIIDKYKSNSKTDNLSQMIDRFDKTGFNQVMVEPVPQEQVHQYGVVDLAGKKINAGENAAIKNMVEKPNNDKAPSNLAITGRYVVSTAIWDLLEYTPPGASGEIQLTDALLQLCHLETLEAYHLKGKSHDCGSRLGYMLANIEYAMQSSHRGEEFTGRVKELLTSSN; translated from the coding sequence ATGAAAGTTTTAAAAGCAATATTACCTGTAGCAGGCCTTGGTACGCGTATGTTACCAGCCGCAAAAGCCATTCCTAAAGAAATGCTCCCTCTGGTAGATAAACCTTTAATTCAATACGTAATTAATGAAGCCGTAGCCGCTGGCATCAAAGAAATCGTCCTTGTTATACACGCCTCAAAAAACGCGATAGAAAACCATTTTGATACTAGCTTTGAGCTAGAAGCCACGCTAGATGCACGTGTAAAACGTAGTCTGCTAGAAGAGGTTCGTTCAATAGTACCAACAGATGTAACGGTAGTTTCTGTTCGCCAATCAGCACCACTAGGCTTAGGCCACGCGGTTTTAGCAGCGCGTCCAATTGTGGGTAATAGCCCATTTGCGATAATGCTACCCGATGTAATTATCGATAAATATAAATCAAATTCAAAAACTGACAATTTAAGCCAAATGATCGATCGATTCGATAAAACAGGCTTCAACCAGGTAATGGTAGAGCCAGTGCCTCAAGAGCAAGTGCATCAATATGGTGTGGTTGATTTAGCCGGTAAAAAAATAAACGCAGGCGAAAATGCTGCAATTAAAAACATGGTCGAAAAACCGAATAACGATAAAGCGCCAAGTAATTTAGCTATTACAGGGCGCTATGTTGTATCTACCGCTATCTGGGATTTGCTTGAATACACCCCACCAGGTGCGAGCGGTGAAATACAGCTTACTGATGCTTTATTACAATTATGCCACTTAGAAACACTAGAAGCCTACCACTTAAAAGGTAAATCACATGATTGTGGTTCTAGGTTAGGATATATGCTGGCTAATATTGAGTACGCAATGCAATCAAGCCACAGGGGTGAAGAGTTTACCGGGCGAGTTAAAGAATTACTTACTTCAAGTAATTAA